In Apus apus isolate bApuApu2 chromosome 5, bApuApu2.pri.cur, whole genome shotgun sequence, the following are encoded in one genomic region:
- the LOC127385859 gene encoding basic proline-rich protein-like produces MTPGDQHCGLPGLPRLLPTVPDPVGRLCLGGAPRRQGRTLLGAAARGPSRGARVPPGCPHRPSEPRTPSPLSGTLSTAPARPDPPPPPAPQSAPGSPNTSGGSFPPPYGAAAPATRGRPNRAGDGAPTPPPGQRGLCTASHSNHAVTFRRGGGERRGGEEGGKVVPSHRSPRADFTMGRWVPPPPPRRAGQRRSGGGAPTPPLQPPEERAGWAERSRRPQPHGPAIRLPLTQRTEAPGRRDGQEPPPNGQAGWPPKM; encoded by the coding sequence ATGACCCCCGGGGACCAGCACTGCGGGCTGCCCGGGCTTCCGCGGCTCCTTCCAACTGTGCCAGACCCCGTCGGGCGGCTCTGCCTCGGGGGGGCTCCCCGCCGGCAGGGCCGGACCCTGCTGGGCGCTGCGGCCCGGGGCCCGTCCCGCGGGGCCCGTGTCCCGCCAGGCTGCCCGCACCGGCCCAGCGAGCCCCGCACGCCCTCACCGCTCTCCGGGACCCTCAGcaccgcccccgcccgccctgACCCGCCACCCCCGCCCGCTCCTCAGAGCGCTCCTGGGTCCCCCAACACCTCGGGCGGCTCTTTCCCCCCGCCCTACGGAGCGGCCGCCCCCGCCACCAGGGGACGCCCCAACCGGGCAGGGGACGGGGCgccaacccccccccccgggcaaCGGGGGCTTTGTACGGCATCCCATTCAAACCACGCCGTAACCTTCCgccgcggggggggggagaggagggggggggaggaaggggggaaagtAGTCCCTAGCCACCGTTCTCCCCGGGCTGACTTCACAATGGGGCGGTGGGTACCGCCGCCACCCCCTCGGCGGGCCGGGCAGCGCCGCTCTGGCGGGGGAGCGCCAACtccccctctccagcccccGGAGGAGAGGGCTGGCTGGGCGGAGAGATCGCGGCGCCCGCAGCCGCACGGCCCTGCGATCCGCCTCCCCCTCACGCAGCGAACGGAAGCGCCGGGCCGCCGCGATGGACAGGAGCCGCCGCCCAATGGGCAGGCGGGCTGGCCTCCCAAAATGTAG